ATTGTGGTACTGGGGGTCTTCTCTGCGTACTGCACGGGGCCCTGGCCACATACAGCAGCcggctccacactgccctctccatCTCCTGCCAGCTGCTGCTCGATCTCCTGCCATgctgcagaggggagagagaatatACAGGGGCATTAATACACAGACACTAACTGAAGATACATGTTACAGCAAATAACTGTTTTTCCATGCGTGTTACGCTGCACTTCCTAGGTAGTTGTAGAAAAACACGCAGCCTATGACTACATAAAACAAACTGGGCATGGCCGCAGGAAGATGTTTTGGGTTGGGGGTGCTgtttataaaaatataaatacattatTGCGATATTACAGTATCATGGGCTGCTGCAGCACCACAACTTCCCACAGCTATGAAACTGGGGGTTCATGTTTTCCTCTTTTAcataaattattattataatttttcttTTAAATAAACTATTCCTCTAGAGGTGTAACCTTGCTTATGCTCCAAATTCAAATGATACAGCCAACCATGTGTACTCGAGTGGACCAGGCCAGAACTACAGTACATTGCATCAGCCACACTACTAGAAGGAGTTGAGATAAGACTGGAGGTTGTGTGTTTCACTATGGAGTTAAAACACACCCCTTACACTTTCAAATTCAGTGTGTTGACTGTATACATCTCTGTGAAAAGCATTTGAATGTAAATGTACAAAAATAAAACCAAGCTCACTGAAGTGCAAAGGAGTTTCACCTTACTCACATTACTTGGTAGTGTTTTCATGGTTTCATTGACAACCGATATCACTTTATAACACAGTGACTGAACTTTACTATTTCACGCACTACAATATAGTTGTTTGCATTGGCAACGGAGTCAAATACTTTCTTTAAATGAGTAGAGCTGTGCTCTGTAAGATGTTttataaaaacaaacaaatgggATGCCCAGAACTTCCTTCTGACCGTTAATATTGAGCAGTGCTCCAAGAACAACAGAACAGGTCATGCTGAGTCTTTTCCATTCTGCTACAAGTCATGTCTTCATCAGAGCAGGCTGAAAGTATAGAACAAACTATCCCAAACTGTGTCAGAAAGAATGTCTCCACTTATGTACTTGATCACTTCGATAAAGCACTCAAATATTTCCATCAaccaaatcaaatcgtattggtcacatacatgtgtttagcagatgttattgcgggtgtagcaaaatgcttgtgtttctagctctgacagtgcagtatatctaacaagtaatatctaacaatttcacaacatatacccaaaacACACAAATTTAAGTAATCTAACCATTTACCTTCTCTATGGTTTGAggatttttaacaaactataccCAAACTGTGTCAGAAGGAATGCCTCGACTTTTGCACTTGATTACATCATTTAAACTATGTGGATTATTGTAGCCATCAACCACTTAGAATGTATGGTCCAATTATTATTTTGAATGAGGTCAGgtggttatttctctctctctctccaccatcttTTATCCTCCCTGTTTGCTTTCATGTGTAGGCCTAAACTCCACTtggttctctcgctctctcttctatatgctcctgagtggcacagtggtctaaggcactgcatcgcagtgctaactgtgccactagagatcctggttcgaatccaggctctgtcgcagccggccgcgaccgggagactcatgggcggcgcacaattggcccagcgtcgtccagggtaggggagggaatggccggcagggatgtagctcagttgatagagcatggcgtttgcaacgccagggttgtgggttcgattcccacagggggccagtataaaaaaaaaaaaaatgtaatcactaactgtaagtcgctctggataagagcgtctgctaaatgacgtaaatgtaaatgtaaatgtatacctcCATATATCCATCTCTCTTCTATATATTCACATCCCCTGTTTGCTTTAGTGTCTATTCTCCTCATGCATTAGGTAGTCTAGTCCTCAAATgcagtgattttaatgcaggtagcttagtggttaagagcgttgtgctagtaaccgaaaggttgctggttctaatccccgagccaactaggtgaaaaatctgtcgatgtgcccttgagcaaggcacttaaccctaattgctcctgtaagtcgctctggataagagcgtctgctaaatgactaaaatgtaaaatgctgcTGGTCAAGATGTTAGTCAGCTACAATGGCCTTCCATTCAAATGATGTGAACTGGAATGTGTATGCATAAAACAACTTAGTATAGCTCATTAATAACCTTCAAATTGCATATTTGAGCATCTACAATACTCCTTATATCGTCAGGATGAAAGCCTTATACTGTGTGAATGAGTGTGAGTCCATGGCTCTGTGCATGAGAAAAATGGATAACGTCTCATCTGTCTAGTAGTCAATGAGTCTCACCTTCGTACACAAATCGGACATTCTCTTCATGAGCGGGGGTGAAGCCTGCAGATGGAGTGTCTTCCTTCTGTGTGGCTGCAGTGTGGTATCGCTTCCCGTTCAGGCGATTAAACACTATCTTAGGAGCTGGAGAGCTAGACGACAGATATACAGATAGAAAATTACGGTAATTAAGCATGTTCTGAATcagtaacagtgtgtgaaatCTCATTGTGTACACCTCTGGAATAGCTGGTCTTGCTTCAGAAATGTATATGCTGGGCACTAGATTATACTTTTTCCATAAAACCCAAAAGgactatttattttttaatagaataaaactttattgtccatccaggatggacTTTTTTTTGTTGGCATCACCTTCCATTAAAAGGATCAGATACATATTTAAACCAGTCTGTCCATCATGCTGCATACACTAAAAACATAGAGGACATTGATACATTCACTCACAACCGACCGCTGTCCCAACTGCACTGGATAGATAAGTACATATACTGATACAATGTACTTTGCATTTAGTACTTTGCATATCTAGCCTAGAGGTTCAGTGGTGGTGTCTATAATATTCAGGAATTCTCTTCTCCCCAGATAGCATGTCATGCCCACTCTGCTACCATAGAAATGTAAGGATTGGTGGGAATCCGCTGTACCTACTTCCGTACACAATGACGTTGCTATGGAGACAACAGAGACGGATTATAAAAGTCTGTGCGGAGTGATTCCCAGGAAACGATTGAATGACTATGGCATTATGTAACACGCGTGCATTAGGCTACATTGTATGAATGCATTTGATCCTGTATTGAAAATATACCAACGTATATGAGAGGGCAAAATGCTTGCTTACTCAACCAAATGCCCCATTGCTAAACTTAACCGTGTGTCCTTACAGACCGCGCGAGGCATATTCTACTTTGAACGCATGCTACGTTCTTATGTTGCCCATAGTTCTACACTGGCTACAATGTAACCACTGACCGATTCCCCACGTTCGAACGGCTGTTCAAAAATGGTGCAATGTTTCTCTACTGCGTTTGGACAATAAACAAATGGACAAAGTTAGCACGCGCTGCTAGCCAGCAAGCCTGTCAGCTAACCTCGCAAGGTCAGACCGTTTCCGAAGAATGGAGAAAACGTTGCAATGACACTTCAACGACACAATGTAGCTAATCGGTGTATCGATACTATATTGCAGTAAAATACAGGATAACGAACGTTCTAAGATTACATTCCGTGAATCGTGACGTACTACAAAAATGATAGTGGAAACAACGTTACATGATCATGTTTTTCCACTATACGCCACACACCATGGAATCTTCAGCTGACTGGTTTGCTCGCGCTTCTTGATATGATTTATGATAAATGATAGGCCTAAAGTAATGCAATATGGCAACTTACTTTGAGGATAACCAGGGGGTCGGTTTGAGCTTCAAGTCGTTGGTTTTATTCTCAATTTGCTGCGTGGGACCTGAAATGGAAATAGAATAGCAATGTTGCACTGATCACAACATGTATGCTTGTCATTAAAATATGCTTTTGAATCCGACAGATCTAATCGAATGTAACATATAGGCCTAGGTTCAATTAAACACAGTTCCATGTTCATGATATAGGTTTTGAAAAGTGCACAACTGCTTTATTGACATGACTCGAAGGCTTTTATCGATAATATCAATAATATAGGCAATACATAATTGGATTGGAGAATTAAAAAATACATAACTGATGCTCACCTGTCCTGCGCTGTGTAACAAGTTTACTGGGACCTCTAGTAATAGTGTACATCATGTGAAAGCCGAGAACTTCAGTGTTGCGAAGGAAAGATAAGTGGGTTATCTTCAAACAAGTCGGAAGTGGTGTGATAGCCTACAATGTGTCGACTCCAAATACCGTGGTGGTCTTTAAAGCAACCCACTTTTTGGCCGAGTTCTCTCGACGCAGCCACGGTGGGAAAATTATAGCGCCTGCTTTTCCAAGTCAGCTGCTCCGTGCTACGTAGCCTACGTCTCCGGTTCGGTTAAGAGATCTCGGTACTGCAACGTGCTCCTgtcctgtgctgtgctgtgaCCGTCGCCGCTACGAATAAGCATATGTTTGGTTAAAGAGGCCGTCTGCTGGTGCTTCAAGGGTATAGCCAATAGGTTAACCAAGGTGAATCGTGAATCAATACTGATATGGAATTCAAGTGTCTGTTGGAGAAGAAACTCCAACCCTTCCGATCAATGTTTTTGAATAGAAAATACTGTTAGTTATATTGATTAAATTCCCCTTTGAGAGAGACAACCCTATCATACAATGACAGTGACACCGCACACATGATTTCATCAGGACACTGATAGGACCGTCATGGGCACCCCGGTCATGTCACTACACGCCCCCAACCGTCGCGGTTTTAAAGGAGGAGCGCCCTTCAGAACGCACTACTGCTGACCTATCACCCGGTAATCCGAGCACGTGGAGATTTGATGCCTATTCACGATGATCAGGCTTAACATTTGGAATGAAATGGAGAAGTTAAATCAGattgctgaaataaataaaaaatcaacCACAAATGTTCTCTGATTTATCATGAGTCATTATGCAAACACAGCCATAGGCTGTTAGTATAAGGCATGCGTTTTGGTTGTTGTGCAATAGCCTAGTATATATGTTCAAAATACATATTGGGAGTCAGAACATATGTAAGACAGGCAAGACATGTTTGGTAACTGAAGCTCGCCAGTGACAAGAGGAGGCTCAGACAGGCTTAACCAGGGTAATACTAGTCTACCTAGGCTTCACCCTGCCCCCTACACTAGGATACATCTGCTCTATATAGGTCAATGTATGGGACTAACCCTAATCCTGCCCTctatcatcaaggacctcaatCACCTGAGCCAgagcctgttcaccccactaccatctagaaggcagagacagtacaggtgcatcaaagctgggacggaGAGATTGAAACCACTAGCAGGCCTcggcccagtaccctgccctgaactttactcactgttactagccggctaccacccggtactcagccttgcaccttagagactgctgccctatgtacatagtcattgaacactgttaGTAGCCTCAGCACCAGACTTTGCTTACGTTGTTTTAAGAGGTGAGGGGAAAGCATGAAGCAGAGGGTTGAAACAATATGGTGGACACTGCATGaggacagctagagagagaagctGAACAAATATACTTCATCCTTACTGtccttttttattttcccattccTATAAGATTATTTCATCCAAGTTAATACATCTTATTAGGTTAGTATTTAATTGGAAGGCTGGTTGGTTGCCCACAGACTGTTCCTTATTTCAGTTAAAGCACATTATTGCACTGTGTGAGAATACAGCATTCATAGTAGCACAGATCCTTGACAATTGGAATGGTAATGATTCAAAACCATGACATATGTACGAACTgtgggtcccgtgtggctcagttggtagagcatagcgcttgcaacgtcagggttgtgggtttgattcccacgggggaccattatgaaaatgtatgcactcactactgtaagtcgctctggataagagcgtcttctaaatgactaaaatgtaactgtaCAGTGGGCTGCAGTAGGTTCACTCCTGAGTTGGTGATTACAGTACATGGAGACATGTTGTTCACTAAATGAAGTCTCCCTGTCATTTGAAGGCTATTGTATTGGACTGAATATTTGTATTGGACTGAATATTTGTATTGGActgaatatttgtattatgtctCGGGCATACAAGATACAATACACAGTAAGTTAAGTAACACAGGGTTAAACAGTATGTGTCCTCCTGTCCAATATGGGGTTTTAACtggcttcagtgtgtgtgttttgcgcatgtttctgtgtgtgtgatgtccgTCCACTGTGTTCAGTAGTGAGGATCACAGTCCTCCAGTAGGCTGTCAGTGATGTAGCTGACGTTGAGTATCTCCTGGTAGTATTGTTTCTCCTCATCTGTGTTGACCGTCCAGCCCACCACCTCAACCCCTCTCTGGGCCCAGTACTGGACATAGTCCCTGGAgatggaagagagaagagaaagtcAATAAGGAATCAATGGGCAATCAGATCAATCAAATCAATACATGTTATGTAAAATGAGATGTTGCATAATAAAGGTATACTTTGTGATTTTagtcctttatctacttcccaagAGTCAGATGACCTcatgcagtggaggctgctgggtGGAGGACGGTACatcataatggctggaacggagcgaatggaatggcatcaaacacatggaaaccacatgtttgatgttgttgatacctttccactccagccattaccacgtgcccatcctccccaattacggggcacacacacaccccttatgAACtcgtatgtctctgtgtccagtatgaaggaagttagaggcaTTTCCACGAGCAATTGAGGGTGTGTACACTTCAAACAACTAACGATGTGGGTAACCGTGGCGATGTGTAGTAACAACAAAGCAGCAGTACATAAGGGCTAGAGCAGCAAACCTTTTGTTTCATCAGAGGAGACATCGCTACTTAAAGCagaatcattacatttacattttacattttagtcatttagcagacgctcttatccagagcgacttacagttagtgagtgcatacataatttttttaatttttatactggccccccatgggaatcgaacccacaaccctggcgttgcaaacgccatgctctaccaactgagctacatccctgccggtcattccctcccctaccctggacgacgctgagccaattgtgcgccgccccatgggtctcccggtcgcggccggctacgacagagcctggattcgaaccaggttctctagtggcacagctagtactgtgatgcagtgccttataccACTGCACCACTGTCATTATATagaggtctaaagtagtgcactatatagggaatggacatatgggccctgttcaaatgCTTGTGTTCAGTCCCcgcctgtattccctgttcacccacgactgtgtggccgcgcacgactccaacaccatcatctagTTTGCTTacgacacgatggtggtaggcctgatcaccggcaacgatgagacagcctacaagaaggaggtcagtgacctggcagtgtggtgccggaacaacaacctctccctcaacgtcagtaagaccaaggagctgatcgtggactacaggaaagggttgagagcttcaagttcctcagtgtccaaatcactaagaacTTAAAATGGGCCAcacacacagtcgtgaagaaggggcgacagtgcctcttccccctcaggaggttgaaaagatttgtcatgggccctcaaatcctcgaaaagttatacagctgcaccattgagagcatcttaattggctgcatcactgcttggtttggcaactgcaccgccctcgatcgcatggcgctacacaGGCTGGTGCGGacatcccagtacatcactggggccgagctccctgccatccaggacctttatatcaggcggtgtgaaaggaaggcctcGTCAATtatcttgaaaaaacgtatacttaaaaactggaaatcaaccaatcctctgtcgttaacacaatggaaaggtcaaacGCTTTGCTATCTGCGTGGgcgacagagagaaacaaaatggtgcagttggaggccatgtggcggagagtgatgcgggtgctggagatgggggtgtgagcatgtgggtctgggcaggtgtgatgtcatTGATGATGTTGTTTGTATGTGAATGTTTcatattgtaaaaaataaataaaaatcttacAAAAAAAAGAAAGGTCCGGAAAATCATGAAAgacatactgttctctctgcttccgcatggcaagctgtaccggtgcatcaagtctgacaccaagctgtaccggtgcatcaagtctgacaccaagctgtaccggtgcatcaagtctgacaccaagctgtaccggtgcatcaagtctgacaccaagctgtaccggtgcatcaagtctgacaccaacaggctcctgaacagcttctatccccaagccataagactgctaaatagctaacaaaatggctacacggactatctgcattgacccttgtatttttatattttttgcacTGTctttatgcacactcacaggactctacacactcactcacactgacactccaacacacacatttaTATTGACTCTACACGCACACCCACATAATCAtcatatacactgctgctacactgtttatgatatatcctgatgcctagtcaccttacccctatacatacagtggggaaaaaaagtatttagtcagccaccaattgtgcaagttctcccacttaaaaagatgagagaggcctgtaattttcatcataggtacacgtcaactatgacagacaaaatgagaaaaaataatccagaaaatcacattgtaggatttttaatgaatttatttgcaaattatggtggaaaataagtatttggtcaataacaaaagtttctcaatactttgttatataccctttgttggcaatgacacaggtcaaacgttttctgtaagtcttcacaagtttttcacacactgttgctggtattttggcccattcctccatgcagatctcctctagagcagtgatgttttggggctgtcgctgggcaacacagactttcaactccctccaaagattttctatggggttgagatcaggagactggctaggccactccaggaccttgaaatgcttcttacgaagccactccgttgcccgggcggtgtgtttgggatcattgtcatgctgaaagacccagccacgtttcatcttcaatgcccttgctgctgttaagtatttatgcatagtcactttaactctacccacatgtacatattgccTCAACTGCCTCGGCtggccggtgcccccgcacattgactctgcaacggtacccccctgtatatatagcctccctactgtcactttattttactgtatatatagcctccctactgtcactccttcattgcccgggcggtgtgtttgggatcattgtcatgctgaaagacccagccacgtttaatcttcaatgcccttgctgatggaaggaggttttcactcaaaatctcacgatacatggccccattcattcgttcctttacacggatcagtcgtcctggtccctttgcagaaaaacagccccaaagcatgatgtttccacccccatacttcacagtaggtatggtgttctttggatgcaactcagcattctttgtcctccaaacacgacgagttgagtttttaccaaaaagttcatctgaccatatgacattctcccaatcctcttctggatcatccaaatgcactctagcaaacttcagacaggcctggacatttactggcttaagcaggcggacacgtcttgcactgcaggatttgagtccctggcggcgtagtgtgttactgatggtaggctttgttactttggtcccagctctctgcaggtcattcactaggtccccccgtgtggttctgggatttttgctcaccgttcttgtgatcattttgaccctacggggtgagatcttgcgtggagccccagatcgagggagattatcagtggtcttgtatgtcttccatttcctaataattgttcccacagttgatttcttcaaaccaagctgcttacctattgcagattcagtcttcccagcctggtgcaggtctacaattttgtttctggtgtcctttgtcagctctttggtcttggccatagtggagtttggagtgtgactgcttgaggatgtggacaggtgtcttttatactgataacaagttcaaacagatgccattaatacaggtaacgagtggaggacagaggagcctcttaaagaagaagttacaggtctgtgagagccagaaatcttgcttgtttgtaggtgaccaaatacttattttccaccataatttgcaaataaattcataaaaaatcctacaatgtgattttctggatttttttttctcaatttgtctttcatagttgacgtgtacctatgatgaaaattacaggcctctctcatctttttaagtgggagaacttgcacaaatagtggctgactaaatacttttttgccccactgtatctacctctatcgatccagtatccctgcacattgtaagtatggtattggaactgaccctgtatagcTTACTTACATTCTCTTGATCTTCTTACTTCAAgttttcttgtgtgtttttgttctacattGGTATtgataactgcattgttgggataaGTGCTTTTCACTGTACTtctgcacgtgacattaaaacttgaaatgtagtgcactatataaggaatcgGGAGCTATTTTGGACTCTGAGTAGCCAGAGGTGACTCACGGTGATATTAAGTTCTTCTGCACCAGGAAGGCGGAAACGCCACAGAGGTTCCAGAGCAGGTGGTGGTGGGCCCAGTCCACTATCACGTCTAGCGCCTGCATCCAGTGGTGTTTCCATAGCGACGAGAAGCGCGGCGTGCCGTCACCCAACCGACACAGGCTCCATGGCCGGTGGGTCAGCGCCGTCACCACTTCCGGGTCAGCCTGACGCATCTGGGGTCAGGGGTCaatggagagagagcaagagagagcgagcgagaaggGATTTTACTACGAGTTTATCATGTCGACCTTTCAAATGTCTATCTGTAATATCATTTTCTTTCCATAGTGAAGCTGAAAATGAAAATGGCTGCCATTTCATGGAAatacagagagatagacacaTCTAACCCAGTACCTATAGACAGACAGCCCACTAGTATCCCCTTGTCACCCCAACAGCCCACGGTTACCCTGTAGATGACTTTGGGCTCAAAGGAACAGACGATGCTGGTGTTGTAAAGGACAGGGTGTTTCTGATACATCTCCTTTAGGGCTGCCGCTGCCTGGCAGAGGACAGGAGAAGACATGAAACAGTCATTAATACACTTTCTGTATGTTTGTAGAGTCTGTGTGTATAGTTGTGTACGTGTTCCTCTCAGACCCACTGGTGAGCCAGCAACTATTGGTGGTCAGTTAGATCAGTGGTTCACAAACTGTGGGGCGTGCAAAGGGGTTGGCAGGTTGGTGcagatcccccccaaaaaaaaggaactcagtcgggatttcaacttactgttgaaagttgtaatagtagaatgcacaaggtgaaatttcgaaattgggtagtgcatcatcagatttcctcttgtcatgtcagtcattgcagaccttagagagctatttataacttgtcagaaatagTTTTTtatcccattgattttgttaacgtttgagtcactcagatatcacatgaacacacataagacaaggctaaatgtgtagaattgcagaaaatgagctttaaaactgcaaaagatGTTCCCCAAGTGAaatagtttgggaaccactgagtTAGATGTCTGCTCTCACTTCTCCGTTTCTTGAACTCAAGTGGACCACTGACTAAAACAACAGGCATTCAATGGGCCTAGCTAGTCCACGACTGGTCTAAAAGTGTACTGTTTAAAAGCAAACAAGAGAAGTATCAAGAAGAATTCAGTAGAGTGAAACTGTGTACATGAACAAAAATCTTTATCAGAGGCTTCTGATTAGCTGTACCTCATCTGGGTGACCTTTGACATCAAAGTAGATGGTGAGCTGCAGTTTGATGCATTCCTCCACAGCCTCCTGCAGAGTGGGGACCTTCTCTCCCTGGAACTTGTCACTGTAGGGGCCACATAACACATACCATGTCATCATTGGCCTTGTCCCAGCTAACTAATAAGCACAGAACTCAATTTAAACCATGATCAGTTATTTATTTGAATATGTGTTTTAGTGTTGGGAACAAAAACATGCACACACTGCGACCTCCAGGACCGGaggtgtcctacagtatcactgcagctctctcttcctctctttccacTCACCTGAGCCGGTGCTTAGCGGCAGCGTCCAGTTTACTGAGCTCAGAGAAGCTCAGCTGTGTGAGGGGTCCCGACCCGTTGGTGGTTCGGTCTACTGTCTCATCGTGCATCAGAATAGGAACTCCATCTGATGTGAACTCTAAGTCCAGCTCTACGCCTGTCGCCCCGTTCTTATGGGCCTagagatgcagagagaaagagagagagagagagggagggagatgagacgGGGTTAGAAAAGGAAAAGGACATGGCATGTAGTGAAGCAATGTAGTGCTTGACTGGGTCTCCACTATATGCCAAATGAAGGTTTGACAGAATCATCTGGAGGCTGGGTAGggggagagcgagcgagagagaatcTTGTGGCTTTCAAGAACCACGAATCCTTGTTGAACAAATACTTCTCTCCTCGACTTCCTGACTCACCTCCCGGATAGCAGCCATGGTATTCTCCGGCGCATCATGCCCTCCACCCCGGTGAGCGACCAGGGACACC
The sequence above is drawn from the Coregonus clupeaformis isolate EN_2021a chromosome 38, ASM2061545v1, whole genome shotgun sequence genome and encodes:
- the mcrip2 gene encoding MAPK regulated corepressor interacting protein 2, giving the protein MMYTITRGPSKLVTQRRTGPTQQIENKTNDLKLKPTPWLSSNSPAPKIVFNRLNGKRYHTAATQKEDTPSAGFTPAHEENVRFVYEAWQEIEQQLAGDGEGSVEPAAVCGQGPVQYAEKTPSTTMKNFVPIDLEEWWAQRFLANIANLS
- the gde1 gene encoding glycerophosphodiester phosphodiesterase 1 gives rise to the protein MLQLGDEIALFSVVFVVVLLGTRSPIWSTALTACLYAFLIMFRFPQVPTSQARQVLRPAKNAASGGVSLVAHRGGGHDAPENTMAAIREAHKNGATGVELDLEFTSDGVPILMHDETVDRTTNGSGPLTQLSFSELSKLDAAAKHRLSDKFQGEKVPTLQEAVEECIKLQLTIYFDVKGHPDEAAAALKEMYQKHPVLYNTSIVCSFEPKVIYRMRQADPEVVTALTHRPWSLCRLGDGTPRFSSLWKHHWMQALDVIVDWAHHHLLWNLCGVSAFLVQKNLISPDYVQYWAQRGVEVVGWTVNTDEEKQYYQEILNVSYITDSLLEDCDPHY